From Rana temporaria chromosome 7, aRanTem1.1, whole genome shotgun sequence, the proteins below share one genomic window:
- the LOC120945051 gene encoding uncharacterized protein LOC120945051 produces the protein MDGGEEKALEDDATIQGEDFLSCLTDEEKECLQYLLETIDSLDQDEDENANSDHDTGEHLRNSTASLQDRNTKLKSLSESVKLSEKAEQVQTPSKMKIVKSYSEDSPGFSITVSPDTGQRSTSSHPSHLRKFDTIMRSGVNVQELRARFVRQPGSSMFEESSKETSMSSKQLPQAARNPVSPRQEALQKLGLLKLNQSHSNTGQSSEEDQHGMDQHPPGKDSELNQNHLKPGANFPRSVERKPGGFDKIWPP, from the exons atggatggaggagaggagaaggcgCTGGAAGATGACGCCACCATACAG GGGGAAGACTTCCTGTCCTGCCTTACAGATGAAGAAAAAGAGTGCCTGCAGTATTTATTAGAAACCATTGATTCACTGGACCAGGACGAGGATGAAAATGCAAACAGTGACCACG ATACCGGTGAGCACTTGAGGAATTCAACAGCAAGCCTTCAAGATCGAAATACAAAGTTGAAAAGTTTGAGTGAAAGCGTCAAGTTGTCCGAGAAAGCAGAACAAGTCCAAACGCCATCCAAGATGAAGATTGTAAAGTCTTATTCTGAagactctccggggttctccatCACGGTTTCTCCAGACACAGGGCAAAGGTCCACCAGCTCACACCCAAGCCATCTTCGGAAGTTTGACACCATAATGAGGTCAGGAGTCAACGTCCAGGAGCTACGAGCTCGATTCGTCCGACAGCCAGGCTCTTCTATGTTTGAGGAGTCTTCCAAAGAAACATCAATGTCTTCTAAACAACTACCACAGGCAGCTCGTAATCCGGTATCTCCGAGGCAGGAGGCCTTGCAAAAACTGGGTTTGCTGAAACTGAACCAAAGCCATTCAAACACAGGTCAAAGTTCCGAAGAAGACCAACATGGCATGGACCAACATCCACCCGGGAAGGACTCTGAGTTAAACCAAAATCATCTCAAACCGGGAGCCAACTTTCCACGCTCTGTTGAGAGGAAACCAGGTGGTTTCGACAAAATCTGGCCCCCTTAA